The Erigeron canadensis isolate Cc75 chromosome 1, C_canadensis_v1, whole genome shotgun sequence genome segment TTTAAGTTAATATGTTATTCACTTCATTTCTCCTTTTTGATCTCTTGACTTTTAGTTGCATTCAAGTAGAATGAAAATGACAAAATTTACGCGCAGATAACTTTAATTAGTTGCTCGTTTATTGGATGAACTATCGTATGTAGTTGATTACGGATTGGTAATGTATGGATTATAAAAGCATTATTGTCATGTGAAAATAGTTACTTATTTGAGTATAAGATCAAGACGTATTTAATTTGATAATGTgtatttattttccttttagaGGAAGGAAAATAAAGTTGAAATATGAGATCAGCTAAATaatcaaacatttttatttgtttaactcATACCGTTATGAAACAACTAAAGTCAATCATTGTTTGTTATCTTACATGTGATATTTCCAATCTTTTTTCATAGCAAAGGGGTtgatcttaatatatttttatttttttaacacaaATTTAGTTTGGTTAACGGTATTTCAACTGTTTGTGTCTAAATCAATTAATGGTTGTTTTTGCTTGTATTTCCAGTGGCTTGTAATTGATCTCGTGTTTCCTTGCCAATTAAAAGTTTGGGATGAGtctaaatgtattattatatattctaGATCTATATTTTCGTATCTTGACCACTAATGCCTTGCTAtttggtcttattttttttaatattaaatttgtcgttcgaaaaaaaaattaaacttcaTTAGAAAAAAACAACCCCATGTCTCCATCaactcattttaatttcatatttaatcCTTACATATTTCATTTTGACTCTTTGAGTTTTCCAGCATCTCATACCATCTGAATATACAATCTCCCAgaacaatatgtatatatataaactgatCTCATTATCTATAATAGGCCTGACAATGAAATGGATATTGATCCAAATCCGATCAGAtccaatatatttatatcactTATTGGATAAAAAATAATATCCATTTATCCATTTAACAATCCAATGGATTGCTCCATTTATCCATTTAATTATTTGGATCGATCCATGATCATTTCGGATCGACATATCATTAAAATTGACTGGGGTCACGAGAGAAACGAGAAACTAAGGGCACGGGTGACAGCGGGCACGCTTGACTGGGGGCAAGTGATCGGGGGCACAGGGTGACCTTGCTCTCAGTTACCTCGTCTTAGTCACCCCTCGCCCCAGTCACCCCAGCCTGTGCCCCGGTGACCAGTGTCCCCGATCAATGGTGCCCCCGATCAACGGTTTCCCTGGTAACGAGTGCCCCCGGTCAAATGGTGTCGGGTGACCCTTGTTCCGGTCCCGGGTGCCCCTGGTGACTCGTACTCGTGTTCCAGTCAAGGTGCCCCCGGTGACCCGTACTCATGTTCCAGTCAAAGGTGCCCAGTTACGGGTACCCCCGATGACCCGTGTCCCCGGTGAAATATTGAtaactaaaaaatttaaattaaatgtttcGGGTCAACCTAATGTAAAATAGCCCCGCCCCCCACCCACCACCACACACACTGACACACACGCATCGCTATAAAGTGACATGTCTTAACCATAATCAAACtcttacaatatttttaattaattggtaTCTTTACAAATCATCTATAACCCCTTTTGTGgatatttattgttaaaatttCAAGACTTATTAACGATCAAATTCTTAATCTCAAAGGGGCAATTATGGTTTGTTACGAAAAAGTTGGTTTGGAAATGATCATACAGTCACAAGAACGTTATATCAATACTTTAAAAAGTATCAATAAATCTTTTGACCGAAGTTTGTTTTTTCGCACTTTCATATTTTTTCCTGAGAAAAAAGTGAATTGATTGAAGAGTGTTTCTTTACATCCAATTCATTAAAAAGTACCTAAACTTTTATTGATATTGCACAATGTACCTTTTAATTACCACATTTCCATTCATATGGTCAAGATTTGCATAAGTTAGTTTCCATGTACATGACGACATGAGTGAAAGGATATATGATGGTAAACTctatatttttgaatgtgtagTAAATAAGAAGTACattcaaacatataaattaagaCTTTAGAGACaatcatgtttttaaattttgcatTTTGCTAAACACATTAAAGTTGCAGTTAAGATGTATTAAATAATTGTATGCTTACAAATTAGAGGATGGACCTATGATATAGagcatttaacattttctttaaacttttgaTATAGAGCATTTAGCAAATTTATGCAATATAGAAACAACTAGGGACTATGAATGAAATTTCCCTTTCAATAGCTTTGCACTAacataataatcatataacGCAAGCAAGTAGATAAGTAGCAATAGTAGTAAACATTTTTGAAACAATGACatagaaaaagagaaaaagcgGGAAAGAACAGGTACATTCAATAACAAGGACAATGTTGTTTATCCAAAACAAAAGTAATTAAAGTAACACTAATAAAAATTCTGACAATAACCGATCTGCTCTGAGTCGAAATTGGTTTAGAAAAATACTCGACTAGTTTTGAAAAAGACTCGAAACTGGACCAGTAGATTAACTTACCTAATCTCAGTTTAAAACCACTTCAAAGCTAGCTAACCTAAactaatttaaaactaatatcATCAGTTTTGATCAAAACGTAATAAATACTTAAGTCCGTCTATTACAATACTGGATCCTTCCACACCGGCCTGATTCCGTGtgcattttatgttgttttaataATTTGGTTTAGTATAGCAAAACGGTTCATGATTTACTTAACGTACAAAACCAATTAGTTAATTAGTGTTAATATGGTTTTGGTACTATTGCAATTTATGTCGTTAACGTGCATaaataattgtattttgtttataacgATCAacttttgataataaaaatataatttttttatgcacgttaataACTACACTTACAACTgtaattaacatttttcaatgtcttttataagtttttttttaaacaattttgtCGGTGTTGTATAAAAGgaatctatatttttaataaaaatgaattttaaaaaacactGAACTAACTCGAAATTGGTCCAAAACTAGATTGATCatcgtaaaaaaaataaacctaaaCCGCAATTGACACTGGGGTAAAATAACTAGCTTTTTATTGTCTGGAAAAGCTAAACTGCAGCTTAATATTGGTTTGTACCAATATTTGTGCATCTATCAGTGTCATTTTGATGTCAGTTCTACATATTGACATACCTTATtcatttttaacatttaaaatgGTAAGGTAAACTAATTGAAACCGACACAACAAAAGTTCTAACAACAATTCCGTTATGACATACCTCCTTATCTCTTATCTAAAATAAAGTACGTTTTGCTATATATTTCACTACATAAAGCTAACGTTTTTGCTATTTTTAGCATCCTTGGATTGTGGATTTCAATGTTATTATCAATATCCCCAATAAACTGTACTCCAGATATTATACTTTTAACTATTTTTGTTAACTTCAAATGGTCATCCATCTGATACTAATGTCATCTCATTACCTTGGATCAAATCTATCGAATGTGAATGAGTTCTCACGActaatatcaacatcatcaacgCTCGTTTCATTAACTACGTCACTAGCCTTTATCATCGACTTCCCTATTGCCAATATCAGTATTATCACTAATTCACTAAAACCAATTCACTCTTCACCTCAAATATCACTAACATCAACAGATTTAACATCATAAGCGTAGTTAAATACCAacatcaaattattaaaaacttttgatGTTCCATGAACAAATTTAGCTAGAGTCCTTATTTGGAAAATGAAGTTgaagttttcatatttttcagGCCTTAGTTAATGTGTTTTTTTCAAGAGTATCTTGTAGTAATAGTAATGACCCTTAATATTTTGAGGCACTAAAAATAAGTAGCCATGATTGGTGCACACACTGCACCTGCTAAGATCCTCTTCTGGCAAATTACAAAAGCCAGATTTTCTCTCGGTCCGAGATTTCTAAATTTTCAAGAACAGAACAAAAAACTCTAGACTATAGACCTTGAAACTAAGACGTATTTAGCAACACATTAATTTTTTCTTAGTTCATATACACCACGGCGCTGCTAGGCTTTTATGTGGAATACAGAAACGGTAGTCTTAGTACCAAGTAATTTGTTATATTCTATTTTGTAAAGACGCCATTAATGAACGTGATTCTAATGTATAAGTAAAGAGAGTATGTTTGCCAATGTTATGGACAAGATAAAAATATTCAAGATGATATCAGCCTTCTTTACAAAAAGAACTGTTTGATTGATTGCTTTACTATTTGCATATATAAGTGGTCTACTTTTGAAGAAATAAAGTAATTAAATGGGTTTCCATCCTTGATTCCATTAATGACAGTGGAGTCCTCAAATTTGTGTCAAAGGGAATTGATTGTAGTGGATCACTTCTCTTCCTCATGCAATGCAAATTTATGTGTCTACTACAACACTATATATAAGTCTCATTTGCCATTCTGTTCTACACACCAACAAACTTACATAAacataacacacacaaacatatcTTAAGTCATTAAAACAACATGTTGTTCGAACAATTAAAGCCTTATCTGTATGTTGTAATTTTGCAATTTGGAAATGCTGGACTAGTTATCATTGCCAAGGCTGCACTTAATCATGGCATGAATCATTATACTTTTGCCACATATCGAAACCTCATTGCAACCATTGTTATGGCCCCTTTCGCTCTCTATTTTGAGAGGTAATCTTTCTTTCTATAGATATGTTTTTCTCTATCTGTATTTCCTtctatatacttatatatttgattgtttTGTAATGACAGGAAAGGAAGGCCTAAATTGACCCTCTCAATCTTCTTCAAGATAATGTTGCTGGGATTCTTAGAGTACGTATTAAGTTCTCTTGACCCAAATAAACGCGGCCTAAAGTATGAAACTAAGAATGTTCCATGTTATTATTATACAGGCCCGTTGTCGACCAGAACTTATACTATGCAGGAATGAAGTATACAACCGCTACTTTTGCAATAGCAATGTGCAATATAATCCCTGCCATGACGTTTCTCATGGCTTGGATATGCAGGTAATGTTTCTATTTTCTATGCGCTAACGTAAATTCTGGTCATTTGGtgcatatatttatttgtgttttttttttttggcccaGATTGGAGAAGGTGAATATTAAGAAAATACGTAGCATCGGGAAGATAGTTGGGACACTAGTTACAGTGGGAGGTGCAATGATAATGACGGTGGTTGTCGGGCCTACAATTGGCTTGCCATGGACCAAGGCCTCAAGCACAGGGCACCAGACCCAAACTACTACCCCAATAAACCCCGAAGACAATATCAAAGGCTCAATGATGATCATAGCCGGTTGTCTGTCATGGAGTTGCTTTTACATTGTTCAGGTACTATGTTTCCCACAAACCCCACCAAATCAACTAATTTGTTTCACGTGAATAGATTTGGCTAATGGGTCGACAagggttgggttgacccaaagCACTTATATTTTAACCTTGCATAAATATTTACTATGTCAATTATGATTACAAGATTTCTATTAAATAAGATAAATCAACCCACATAAATTACACTAATCATATATGACTTTAATCGATTTCACCTATCAGGCCCGTTTCCTATAAAACTATATTGACTTTATCCATTTgatctatataaaaataaaacatttactGAGCCAACCCATTTAGAAGTAAATGCATCAAAAATTGTCACCTCTAGTTTTGAGTTAATTCACATGATCACTGTtactaatattaataaatcACTAACTGAATAAACTTTCTTCTGCAGGCACTTGCATTGAAGCAATATCCCGCAGAGCTCTCCCTTACAACTTTGATATGCGCAGCAGGAACATTGCAAGGAAGTATAGTGACCGTAATAGCTGAACGGGGAGATACTGCAGCTTGGAAACTACACTGGGATGCTGGACTTGTGACCATGGTCTATGGTGTAAGAAATCTGAAAAACCTATTCATACGTAGACACTAGTGAAGATATTATTCGGcttataaatcatatatatgatcttttattgatttatatgcAGGGAGTGATTTGTTCAGGATTGGGTTACTATCTTTCAAGTATAATAATGAAGGAAAAAGGCCCGGTTTTCGTGACTGCTTTTAATCCTCTAAGCATGGTTATCGTTGCAGTTCTAGGATCTTTTGTTTTGTCCGAACAATTGAACTTAGGAAGGTATGTCGTCATAAACCGCAAACTATATATTAATGACTCATGCATAAAAGTTGCCTCGCGTATAAAATGCTAAAATAAAATCTGCAATAATATCTTGGGCCCTTGGGAAgtatattgaaatattgaatAATGTGAACGTTTGTTATGTAGGATTCTTGGAGCAGTTGTGATTGTTGCCGGGCTATACATGGTGATTTGGGGCAAAAGCAAGGATGAAAGTCCATCAAACTCCAAATGTGACCCGGATCAGTTTCCACCGGTTAATCAACAGATACCCTTGACAATTAGTGGCACAAAATTGGGAAAACAAGATCATCTTAACAGTCTTTCAATAGCAATACCACCATCTAATGAAACGGCCAAGAAAATTAACGGCAAATAGAGTAACATAACTGGTAGTAAGTTTATGAGGaggaaaaaaaaaccacaaTAATCGCTTGTACTATTGAACTTCATTTCCATTTTGAAGTTTTCCTATCGATTATATTGATTATTGAACATCCTTTTCATTTTTGATGCAACTATGAAGAATCATTTCATGACTATCACATCTACATTGCTAACACACCTCAATATGTTTACTTTTTGGCTATATATGGTGCTTGTCTACACACACTTGTACACGCATGCAGCACTCATGCTTAAGAATAATGGTTTATGATTAAGCCTAAAGAATGCGAAAAGGATGATGTATATCTAATATCCTTTCATATACTAAagtattacaagtacatattacAATGTACGAAAgccattttaatatataacacatCAGCAAATATTTGAAGCTGATCTTCAGCATGTTTACTTCTTTTACTCTACGGAAACAATGAAGATCACACGTTGCAGCCGGATACAATTCTATTAGATGGGGAAATAAAATAAGGAAGACAGAGCTGGATAATGCTTTAATGAAGACTTTCTTTGGATGGACGGGTCGTATGGGTCGTACTGAATAACTGGACCCATGGCCCGTCTTCTCCTTCGTTATCTTCATTTGGCTCTCTACTTCTTTGCAGAACAGATCATTTGATGCGGACACGTAAAAGGTGCAAAAGCCAATAATTTAGAAATAGCTGATAATTAACTAACTTATCAGCCCATAAATTTGTTTTCTAACTAATAAAAGGACCATATTGCATCATAAAGATAACACTATACTTTCAAGTTTTCTTTTGTAACGGATAGCAAAAAAATATTGTTACTTTTGATTGAAAAGAAAGTCTGTCGtcttaaaatgttttattatgataaaatcaTATAAGACTTACCATTAATATATAACCGAACAAGATGTTACTTtcgtattttaatttttttgaagaaaataatagCCTAAGTCTGATCGTGTATATCCTACCCATATATCTTATGATGCATCGAAACTCTAAACAAGTAGCCGTATCCGTTTTCGAAACTCCATGGAAACGTTTCCTCGTACGAAACACGTATGAAGCATTCCCTAGAATTTTCTATAAATACCGAAACGTTTCTTTGAAGTTTACATacagtttttaattaaaatcaaggtTTTAAAGGATTTTTTCTAATCCCTAAACCCAAACAtgctatattatatacaatttgatcaatattaaattttttatattccaaaactaattattaaacactaaacattcAATGAGTCATCTCTAATCAAGCAATACAgttctacatatataattatacataattaatttctcaagtctcaagtctctctttatgaaaaaattgatataatttatatttgtatatttttttattgccgACCCATATCCtggattttttagttttgccgttcCCCATTCCCGTATTGTTCTCGTACCCCTTTTCCGtacccgtttcggtgctacatagctTATATCGATTCACAAAGGGATGGTAAGTGAATAGTGAACCTTCCTCAATGACGGCTTGAAATTTTCTCTtctaatgtaaaatttttttggtttatgctatttatataaatttatggtTTTGGATTTTGGGTATAGTATTCTTATTTCTTATCCGTTGCACAACACGGGCTTCAACACAACGCGTTAGCTAAAATCAGCCCGTTGGGCCCATTAGTTTGATATTCCTTCAGTTGATATTCCAATTATTAAAATCAACAAACCTAAGATGACACATACACTACAAGTAACAAAAGCACTTAAAACCAAGTGGAAAAACATTACAAAAGCATTGAACATTTAGAGAATCAttgaaaaacttaacaaacttTGACCCTACCAAGTTCGACGAGTGCTTTTAAAAACAAGGTTCACACGTACATAGTCGTAGCCTTATTACAAAAGGATCTATTAAGTTTCAATTCCCACCAGGTTGACCAACAGCTGCAGCGGAAGCTGCAACTAGTGGATTCGCATCTGCTGGAATCCATAGGACTCCCATACGCCTTAGTTGGGGAGTTCCTCTTGACCTAACTCTCTCATATAGCCTCTGTCTTCTATCCTGTTTTTCGTATAGCTTGCGTTGTCTTTCTACCAATTCTCTAACTATTGCCAGATGCTCAGCTTCCTCTTTCTTTCGCCTATCAGCCTCTGTATTTGATCAAAACAAAGCAGAAAATACCTCAGATAAATGTTAACCTAAACACCAAAGTGGCAACTTGTACAACTTAATTTACTCATGGAGGGTAACAGATACAATCACAAAACGACTATACATCATACTATCAAAGCAAAATGAAGTTgcttaattttatgtttacaaACACAGCTCATTTTTAAAGAGAAGAAATGAGATGAAAAATTCTACCTTCACGCTTCTTGTCCGCTCTGGTGTGCTCGGCCTAACGACGCTTAACAACCTTCGGTTGGACCTCCATCTAGAATCCAATGATACATTTACCTAGCATGAGTATaccaatattataaataattgaaCTCATATAAGATAAAGAAAATCAGTAAAATCATCCCAGCTATGTTGATTTCATTCACGAATGACCTATGATGTGTGTAAAAGCCAGTTTTAAATTCATAATCAAGAAAACACTAATAGTTAAAGTTATACCCGCAGGCAGTGTACCTTATCGTGTATAGTAAAACTAtcagtaagtccaggatcgttCACAAAGACTGATATCTAGGAACTAAGAGAGTTTAATGCAATTATAAAGGGTTTGGTTTTATGATCCAATGTcacttttgttttaaaaatcaactaaacataaataaaaattaaatacgGTATTACCAGGTCAGGGATCATTCACAAATGATAGAGAAAATTGATTTAAGACAATAATTAAATAGGTAATCTACTTTGAATCCATGACACGACAAACCCTGGTTGCATATAAGTAAAACCCAATTCAATTATGTCGATTAagaacaaagaactcactagttggCCACCTAACTTATCTCTATTCAAATCCATTAACCAATTGATTCAATGATAAAGACTGCCtgacatatattaaaaatatccctaactaattaatttgttttgttattatttaaaaattatgtcTACCGATTctaccaaaccgttaacacaTTTAACCTTATTATCTATAATTGTTCTCTAATGCACTATCATAAATTAGAGCCAATTAATTCTACCAAACCAATTGaaataacaaacacataatctaGCTACCACTAAAAATCATGCATAAGTTACCAATAAATCAATAGATAAGTGACATTTTAAATATACTAAGATCAGACATAACCTTAAACGGATCAACTTGAATTTATAAAATCATGCAACCATTATTTATCATATCACTTCTCATTAGATGATGAAATATTTAGCTACTCAAAACTAaatgaacaaaaacaaaaactaatgtATAAGTTTAAGCTATGATAtactaaaagtaaaagaaagaatTCAAACCAAAAACGAATATAACGGATATCTTTTTCGGCTGCTGCTCTCTTCGACAAAAACCAAAAACGCTACGTGAGGGTTCTTTTGCGGCTCCCTCCAATTCGTTCGTCGATAGGTTATAAATTGTgtattactccgtatatatCTTTTCTTGTgtattactccgtatatatCTTTTCTTGGTGCCCACATGACCTCCTTATAAACTCAATCCATAATTCCTTTATATAATTccactagtcttaatacccgtgCGTCATGCACGGatgagttaatttttttttaatgttactgtaaaaataattttcaaaatatcttatataaattcatcatgtattttttttaacgttcgaaTGGTCAATTCATTCTGTATTAAGTTACAAAAATCTCACATTTAATCttctaaaaatattatataaattcatCAGTATTTTTTAACGTACACAAATACTGTATTTAACttagatctatatctatattttaaaaataatttattttcctATCAAAGTTAGATACGGATTACATATCTTTAGTTTTTGactatagatataaataattattattaaaataagaaattataaagttaatcaaattttttattaatgaaaagatGACTAAAAAAACACTTGTCGTTTTAATATAGCACCATGTGTCGTTGAAAGAAGactacaatcctgttttagtttatcgGTAGATGGCTATTTTTATTGAATTCCCATTGAAAAGCCATATACAGAAATACAGCTTTATTAAGAAAAGCCCACCGTCAAACTAttatggatatatggtcaaagCCTTTCTCCAAATTAATTAGAAGTCAAAGATGACTAAAATTAATTAGTGTATGTCTAGCCAATCGTTCCTTCCTTCTACATCTTGAAAATCACCATATCTTGGTTCATTTGTATCATAAATCATTATTTGAACCTACAATTCAACAATCACATTTTAAATGAAACTGTTTGATcgtattgattttgtattgttcGTGTATATAATAAGATTGGTTTATGAAAGTTATATGTTAATATACATTAATAAGTGAATTGATGGGATGcaatttattataaaacattataaaGCAAAAGATCCAGTTAACTACTCCGTATATTTTAACTTATCATAGTCAAATCACTTTCTAAAGCTCAAATGTACGTACTTAGTGGagtgttttttacttttttaatatcATATGATGATCTTATGATAAATATTTAAACTGTTCATGAATGAAACCccaattatttttaatacatatcGAAGACGTGCCCATCATACTGTCTGATAAAAGATCATGTTGTGGAATCACCCTCACAATTATACGAATTGCCACACATGCATtttaatgacaaaa includes the following:
- the LOC122596789 gene encoding WAT1-related protein At2g39510-like — protein: MLFEQLKPYLYVVILQFGNAGLVIIAKAALNHGMNHYTFATYRNLIATIVMAPFALYFERKGRPKLTLSIFFKIMLLGFLEPVVDQNLYYAGMKYTTATFAIAMCNIIPAMTFLMAWICRLEKVNIKKIRSIGKIVGTLVTVGGAMIMTVVVGPTIGLPWTKASSTGHQTQTTTPINPEDNIKGSMMIIAGCLSWSCFYIVQALALKQYPAELSLTTLICAAGTLQGSIVTVIAERGDTAAWKLHWDAGLVTMVYGGVICSGLGYYLSSIIMKEKGPVFVTAFNPLSMVIVAVLGSFVLSEQLNLGRILGAVVIVAGLYMVIWGKSKDESPSNSKCDPDQFPPVNQQIPLTISGTKLGKQDHLNSLSIAIPPSNETAKKINGK